A genomic region of Drosophila simulans strain w501 unplaced genomic scaffold, Prin_Dsim_3.1 Segkk87_quiver_pilon, whole genome shotgun sequence contains the following coding sequences:
- the LOC123327451 gene encoding antifreeze protein Maxi-like, giving the protein MVDARGSNVGTNNGAAGANTAAGKTATAVAAAAIAVGAAADSTTAAVAVDAAATTATATTTVAAADAVNGTDTTTDDASAAADTSAADDGAAADATTADARAVNATSASSHADTTTPRGGMPTV; this is encoded by the coding sequence ATGGTGGATGCAAGAGGAAGCAATGTGGGCACCAACAACGGAGCAGCCGGAGCCAACACAGCCGCTGGCAAAACAGCCACCGCCGTCGCCGCAGCCGCCATTGCCGTTGGCGCCGCCGCCGACTCGACCACCGCCGCCGTTGCCGTTGACGCCGCCGCCACGACAGCCACCGCCACAACGACagtcgccgccgccgacgcAGTCAACGGCACCGACACCACCACGGATGACGCCAGCGCCGCTGCTGACACTTCCGCGGCCGACGATGGCGCCGCTGCCGACGCCACCACGGCCGACGCGCGCGCCGTCAACGCCACCTCCGCATCCTCGCACGCCGACACCACCACCCCACGAGGGGGAATGCCCACGGTATGA